One genomic window of Paenibacillus xylanilyticus includes the following:
- a CDS encoding FusB/FusC family EF-G-binding protein, whose protein sequence is MQTPFIQNHQFNVITKQANFLLKALRTVADRKVLETVRYTAVTNAIEVFDELTAEQKQLLEQLSTYEAAHELQDYLDRLEGFLIPFPQVSAKQIQKLFPKAKKLKLPDLETVDNARTTYLRWTDIATNRLFVVYPYEEKFLGIEGRITATNKKGYCMFCNRHQELGFFNVKTKGHSPDNLASIGQYVCMDSTACNHSITDVTMLEKFLLSTVK, encoded by the coding sequence ATGCAAACACCATTTATTCAAAATCATCAATTCAATGTGATTACAAAACAAGCCAATTTCCTGCTCAAAGCGCTGCGTACAGTCGCGGATCGAAAAGTCCTGGAAACCGTCCGTTATACGGCCGTAACGAATGCTATAGAAGTCTTCGATGAGCTGACTGCCGAACAGAAGCAGCTGTTGGAGCAGTTATCTACCTACGAGGCTGCGCACGAGCTGCAGGATTATCTGGACCGGTTGGAAGGATTCCTGATTCCATTCCCGCAAGTGTCGGCGAAGCAGATTCAGAAGCTGTTTCCGAAGGCGAAGAAGCTCAAGCTGCCTGATCTGGAAACGGTCGATAACGCACGTACGACCTATCTGAGATGGACGGATATTGCTACCAATCGCCTGTTCGTAGTGTACCCGTACGAAGAGAAGTTTCTCGGCATCGAGGGACGGATTACAGCTACGAACAAAAAAGGGTACTGCATGTTCTGTAATCGGCATCAGGAGCTCGGATTCTTCAACGTGAAGACGAAGGGCCATTCGCCAGATAACTTGGCTTCCATTGGCCAGTACGTATGCATGGATAGCACGGCTTGCAACCATAGCATCACTGACGTCACCATGCTGGAGAAGTTTCTTCTTTCGACAGTAAAATAA
- a CDS encoding carbohydrate ABC transporter permease, which translates to MYHKTLPYRIFSIFNNVFLTILSLLCLLPLYHLLMVSLSASAPANAGLVTFWPIGFTLEAYAKTFDNANFLSSLWVSVERTVLGTGLALIVNTIAAYALSKETRVFRARNLYLWYFVVTMLFSGGLIPGYILILKLGLMNTLWALILPGLVAVFNIILLLNFFRTVPKDLEEAAFIDGAGHFQSFIKIYLPVSVPVIATVSLFMMVGHWNAYFDGIIYIRDSEKLPLATFMQTIIVQADMTKLDPEAIANLSQRTIRASQIFISALPILLVYPFLQRYFVTGIVVGAVKE; encoded by the coding sequence ATGTATCATAAAACGCTACCCTATCGCATATTCAGCATCTTCAATAATGTGTTCCTGACCATCCTTTCGCTGCTCTGCCTGCTGCCTCTGTATCACTTACTGATGGTATCGCTTAGCGCGTCCGCACCTGCGAATGCCGGTCTGGTGACGTTCTGGCCGATTGGTTTTACGCTCGAAGCATATGCGAAGACGTTCGATAACGCCAATTTCCTGTCCTCCCTGTGGGTGTCCGTGGAGCGGACGGTGCTGGGAACCGGGCTTGCACTCATCGTGAATACGATTGCTGCCTATGCGCTCTCCAAGGAGACACGTGTGTTCCGCGCACGCAACCTTTATCTGTGGTATTTTGTTGTCACGATGCTTTTCAGCGGGGGCCTCATTCCGGGGTATATCCTGATTCTGAAGCTCGGGCTGATGAACACATTATGGGCACTCATTCTGCCAGGACTCGTCGCCGTGTTCAATATTATCCTGCTGCTGAATTTCTTCCGCACGGTGCCGAAGGATCTGGAGGAGGCGGCTTTTATCGATGGTGCAGGGCACTTTCAGTCGTTTATCAAAATCTATCTGCCCGTCTCCGTGCCCGTGATCGCCACCGTGTCTCTGTTCATGATGGTTGGTCATTGGAACGCATATTTTGACGGCATCATCTATATCCGCGATTCAGAAAAGCTGCCACTCGCGACGTTTATGCAGACGATTATCGTGCAGGCCGACATGACGAAGCTTGATCCGGAAGCAATTGCGAACCTGTCGCAGCGAACGATTCGGGCGTCCCAGATTTTTATTAGCGCGCTGCCAATCCTGCTCGTATATCCGTTCCTGCAACGGTACTTTGTAACGGGGATTGTGGTGGGGGCTGTGAAGGAGTAG
- a CDS encoding stalk domain-containing protein, producing the protein MLVVTLACVLLSGSMAFTATSAPKKIDIILNEKEIKTQAGAEAHQKSIEVKIDEQAFQLVEGTDYIISEGHILVSPVYIISVLDFTVPGKGIWWDNKAKSVTFAYVDIDDYPKPRLTFKVGESHFTEFDKQIKLKSKIVMVKGRVYLPLRAVSEAYGKEIHWESSNGQSGIRITTKNQQ; encoded by the coding sequence ATGCTGGTTGTTACTCTTGCTTGTGTATTATTAAGCGGATCCATGGCTTTTACAGCTACAAGTGCACCAAAAAAGATCGATATTATACTTAATGAAAAAGAAATAAAGACTCAAGCAGGTGCCGAAGCTCACCAAAAATCAATCGAGGTAAAGATTGACGAACAGGCATTCCAGTTAGTAGAAGGAACTGATTATATCATCTCTGAGGGTCATATCCTAGTTTCGCCAGTCTATATCATTAGTGTGCTGGATTTCACTGTCCCTGGTAAAGGGATCTGGTGGGATAACAAAGCTAAAAGTGTAACTTTTGCATATGTAGACATAGATGATTACCCCAAGCCAAGGTTAACCTTCAAGGTGGGAGAAAGCCATTTTACCGAGTTTGACAAGCAAATTAAATTAAAGAGTAAAATCGTAATGGTGAAGGGGAGAGTTTATTTACCGTTAAGAGCCGTTAGTGAAGCATATGGCAAAGAGATCCATTGGGAATCCAGTAACGGTCAGAGTGGGATCCGAATAACTACGAAAAATCAGCAGTGA
- a CDS encoding ABC transporter permease, with product MEGQRVPQANVGNKLEQKRKKRYKQPWVLHFMVLPAAIMVFIFSYIPMSGILMAFQDYKPALGFAGSEWVGLKHFRYMWENDYFLQITWNTLFFACSKIIMNLIIPFVFALLLNEVRKMALKRTIQTLVYLPHFLSWVTLSGILIDILAQTGILNQFLVSVFGIKPIFFLGDGNWFRFTIIASDVWKEFGFNTIIFLAALSGINPSLYEAAEVDGAGRWKQTIYITIPALIPIGIVIATLALGNVLNANFDQIFNLYSPLIYQQADIIDTFVYREGLLSGQFSFATAVNLFKSVISLILIVISYRLAYRFAGYRIF from the coding sequence ATGGAGGGTCAACGGGTCCCACAGGCGAATGTGGGGAACAAGCTAGAACAGAAGAGAAAGAAACGCTACAAACAGCCGTGGGTACTGCACTTCATGGTGCTGCCGGCGGCCATTATGGTTTTTATTTTTTCGTATATTCCGATGTCGGGTATATTGATGGCATTTCAGGATTACAAGCCTGCACTTGGGTTCGCGGGTTCGGAATGGGTGGGACTGAAGCACTTCAGGTATATGTGGGAAAATGATTATTTCCTGCAGATTACGTGGAACACGTTGTTCTTTGCCTGCTCCAAAATCATCATGAATCTGATCATACCGTTTGTCTTCGCGCTATTGCTGAATGAGGTACGGAAGATGGCGCTCAAAAGAACCATTCAGACACTCGTATATCTGCCACACTTCTTGTCCTGGGTAACGCTGTCCGGTATCCTGATTGACATTCTGGCACAGACGGGCATTCTCAATCAGTTCCTTGTCTCGGTGTTCGGCATCAAGCCGATTTTCTTCCTGGGGGACGGTAACTGGTTCCGATTTACGATCATTGCAAGTGATGTCTGGAAAGAGTTTGGTTTTAACACGATTATCTTCCTTGCGGCATTGTCCGGCATTAACCCGTCACTGTACGAAGCAGCTGAAGTGGATGGGGCGGGACGCTGGAAGCAGACGATCTATATCACCATCCCGGCGCTGATTCCTATCGGAATCGTAATCGCCACCCTGGCACTGGGGAATGTGCTCAACGCCAACTTCGACCAAATCTTCAACTTATATAGTCCATTAATCTACCAGCAAGCGGATATTATCGATACGTTCGTGTATCGTGAAGGTCTGCTGAGTGGGCAGTTCAGTTTCGCTACCGCGGTGAATCTGTTCAAATCGGTCATCAGTCTGATCCTCATTGTGATCTCCTACCGACTGGCCTACCGGTTCGCCGGATACCGAATTTTCTAG
- a CDS encoding cache domain-containing sensor histidine kinase yields MHIWKRFILFEKRTRSRFSLFAKINCLIVLLFIPIIIMYTYSNNVTYNVVSKELQISNTKQLTFLASQIDSRINQMMDFSLILSRDPNVRAFNGLNIWADRYDQMQTRYAIQEKMVLQSGVTDIWNTRYAVYSQQNQDFIANYNRSSGYDEDYLKRNMSGQWTYGDQGAESQEGMQSFYWFYTDSLAQPGMLTGSNLVIEASFSYENIQNMLDTYKAGGQGDPFLYHKGNDPILNRSADKQLSEELIQYLDTHSLEDTTQDVVQLNGKKYLVSAVKSSYLDWHLVDVVPLYQILQPISLSRNLFYLFMTLLFVVGISASILLYRNIQSPIKKLIQGLRRVQRGDYSVRLHSKDQNEFSFLFHRFNDMSHQIQDLIENVFQEKIRAKEATLKQLQAQINPHFLYNCLGYIINMAQMKDEQAVVSMAHNLSAYYRYTTRMERETSSLRDEIKLLINYLDIQKLRNGRIEYHIDIPEDMLAQSVPRLMLQPMVENSVIHGVAKSYSSGEIRITGESVDGFGKIYIDDDGPGLSPEQYDALNLKMQEPLQEEMGCGLWNTNQRIMHLFGSQSHLQFGPSPLGGFRTEIVWEMPKEDTDSE; encoded by the coding sequence ATGCATATATGGAAGCGCTTTATATTATTCGAAAAAAGGACCCGTTCCCGCTTCAGCCTCTTTGCCAAAATCAACTGCTTGATCGTGTTGCTGTTCATCCCGATTATTATCATGTACACCTACTCGAACAACGTCACCTATAACGTGGTCAGCAAAGAACTGCAGATTTCGAATACGAAACAGCTCACGTTTCTGGCCAGTCAGATCGATTCCCGCATTAATCAGATGATGGATTTCAGTCTGATCCTTTCAAGAGATCCCAATGTCCGCGCATTTAACGGTCTGAACATATGGGCTGATCGGTATGATCAGATGCAGACCCGCTATGCCATTCAGGAGAAGATGGTGCTCCAATCTGGCGTCACGGATATATGGAACACCCGATATGCCGTATACTCGCAACAGAATCAGGATTTTATCGCCAACTACAATCGTTCATCCGGGTATGATGAGGATTACTTGAAACGCAATATGAGCGGACAATGGACATACGGGGATCAAGGGGCAGAATCGCAGGAGGGCATGCAGTCCTTTTACTGGTTTTACACCGATTCCTTGGCCCAACCGGGCATGTTGACCGGCAGCAATCTTGTCATTGAAGCCAGCTTCAGTTACGAGAACATTCAGAACATGCTCGATACGTACAAGGCAGGTGGGCAGGGAGATCCCTTCCTTTATCATAAGGGCAATGACCCCATTCTGAATCGCAGTGCAGACAAGCAGTTATCGGAGGAACTTATTCAATATCTGGATACACACTCCCTGGAGGATACTACACAGGACGTTGTGCAACTGAATGGGAAAAAGTATCTGGTTAGCGCAGTCAAATCTTCCTATCTGGATTGGCATTTGGTCGACGTGGTCCCGCTGTATCAGATTTTGCAGCCGATCTCGCTCAGCCGAAATTTGTTCTATCTCTTTATGACGCTGCTGTTTGTCGTGGGCATATCTGCTTCGATTCTGCTGTACAGAAACATTCAATCTCCGATCAAAAAGTTGATCCAGGGCCTTCGCCGCGTGCAGCGCGGTGACTATTCCGTACGGCTGCATAGCAAGGATCAGAATGAGTTCTCCTTCCTGTTTCATCGATTCAATGATATGTCTCACCAGATTCAAGACCTGATCGAGAATGTATTCCAGGAGAAAATCAGAGCCAAAGAAGCAACGCTGAAGCAGCTGCAGGCGCAGATTAACCCCCATTTTCTATATAACTGTCTTGGCTACATCATCAACATGGCCCAGATGAAGGACGAGCAGGCTGTCGTGTCCATGGCGCATAATCTGAGTGCATATTATCGGTACACCACCCGCATGGAACGGGAGACGTCCTCGCTTCGGGACGAGATCAAGCTGCTCATCAACTATCTGGATATTCAGAAGCTGCGCAATGGACGAATTGAGTATCATATCGATATCCCTGAGGACATGCTCGCCCAGTCTGTACCGCGCTTAATGCTTCAGCCGATGGTCGAGAACTCCGTCATACACGGCGTGGCGAAGTCCTATTCATCCGGGGAGATTCGCATTACCGGCGAGAGCGTGGATGGTTTCGGCAAGATCTATATCGACGACGACGGCCCCGGCTTAAGCCCGGAACAGTACGATGCGCTGAACCTGAAAATGCAGGAGCCACTACAGGAAGAAATGGGCTGCGGCCTCTGGAATACGAACCAACGAATTATGCATCTGTTCGGCAGCCAGTCCCACCTTCAATTCGGCCCATCCCCACTTGGCGGATTCCGCACCGAGATCGTCTGGGAGATGCCGAAGGAGGATACAGATTCTGAGTGA
- a CDS encoding NAD(P)H oxidoreductase, with amino-acid sequence MNVLVVVSHPRKDSLTFQAADRFMQGLTEAGHDVEILDLHGIGFDPILRGMDEPDYTQPNQIFSPEVKTEMERLKKHDAVAFVFPLWWWHLPAMLKGYVDRVMNNGFAYGSNKLHHQKIMWIALAGVTEEQMTKRNYDESITNLLNVGIADYCGVSNSSVEFLYETLDAKPEHYENLLNHAYQLGLKYDKDIR; translated from the coding sequence ATGAACGTATTAGTTGTTGTGTCTCATCCAAGAAAAGATTCCCTTACATTTCAGGCCGCTGATCGGTTTATGCAAGGTCTTACTGAGGCTGGTCATGATGTTGAGATATTGGATTTACACGGGATTGGCTTCGATCCTATTCTGCGAGGCATGGATGAACCTGATTACACTCAACCGAATCAAATATTTTCCCCTGAGGTTAAAACGGAGATGGAGCGATTGAAGAAGCATGATGCTGTGGCTTTTGTGTTTCCTCTGTGGTGGTGGCATCTGCCAGCCATGCTGAAAGGGTATGTGGATCGTGTCATGAACAACGGATTTGCCTACGGTTCGAACAAGCTTCACCATCAGAAGATCATGTGGATCGCGCTTGCAGGCGTGACCGAAGAACAGATGACGAAGCGAAACTACGATGAATCGATCACGAACCTGCTCAACGTGGGGATTGCAGATTACTGCGGCGTTTCTAACTCCAGTGTTGAATTTCTATACGAGACGTTGGATGCCAAGCCCGAGCACTATGAGAACCTGCTTAACCACGCGTATCAATTGGGACTGAAATATGACAAGGACATACGCTAA
- a CDS encoding winged helix-turn-helix transcriptional regulator yields MGGKWKPLIIYHLMTGRKRSSELRKLIPEITQKMLTTQLRGLEKDEIVQRKVYSEVPPRVEYELTDYGWGLKPALDHLCYWGEEHLDKVYGDKSKVLEDF; encoded by the coding sequence ATGGGCGGAAAATGGAAGCCTCTGATTATTTACCATTTGATGACAGGGAGAAAACGTTCGTCAGAGCTTAGGAAGCTGATACCTGAAATTACGCAAAAGATGCTGACGACGCAGCTAAGAGGCTTGGAAAAAGACGAAATTGTGCAAAGAAAAGTCTATTCGGAGGTTCCCCCTAGAGTGGAATATGAGTTAACAGACTACGGTTGGGGATTAAAACCCGCTCTGGACCATTTGTGTTACTGGGGGGAAGAGCATCTGGACAAGGTGTACGGGGATAAGTCCAAAGTGTTGGAGGATTTTTGA
- a CDS encoding response regulator transcription factor, with translation MQMIIVDDEAHWVDNLSMTKPWHTLGIEQVHRAYSAHEALQLIDTHPIDIVISDIQMPEMTGIELIERIRIRDKKIKCILLSGYSEFDYAKKAIQYEAVDYLLKPPTDDELMGAVQKAIDQLNHEWELVSSLSRTQFTLRENLPHLRGRLLLEALQGHRFSSGEWERKLTNYDLPFHAGDAALMLVRLDEEFGHYDSHDQTLIEYAIINMAEEIMGEFMHVWGVKEEHGYVVFLLQLKERNDDIGKETILEKLSIQLQSKVKQFLKGSLSIVMTEWFIFPDQLYDRFRQASAYFRQIVGDEREFVMRVSDVETPSAQGPLDVLYTPPTFIHLLESGQWDAAEEKILAVCAELDEKWSESWEHCMEAGFLITASFTNLAHRNKLTLTSLMGSDIEYLQSGEAFSTIGKLRKWSLGVLAKLKEGTSNEIKDIRSEYVKKVQEFTDKNLHLDVSLRVLADHVNLHPTHLSKIYKIETGEGISEYISRLRMDRACHKLVTTTKKVYEISMEIGYMDPAYFIKVFKRQFGVTPQEYRDQH, from the coding sequence ATGCAGATGATCATCGTAGACGACGAAGCACACTGGGTGGATAACCTGTCCATGACCAAGCCCTGGCACACATTGGGGATCGAGCAGGTTCATAGAGCGTACTCCGCGCATGAAGCCTTACAACTGATCGACACCCACCCCATCGATATCGTGATCTCGGACATTCAGATGCCGGAAATGACAGGCATAGAACTGATCGAACGCATCCGGATCCGGGACAAAAAAATAAAATGCATTCTGTTATCGGGTTATTCCGAATTCGATTACGCCAAAAAAGCCATCCAGTACGAGGCCGTGGACTACCTGCTCAAACCGCCGACAGACGATGAATTAATGGGCGCCGTGCAGAAGGCCATCGATCAATTAAATCATGAATGGGAACTCGTCAGTTCACTTAGTCGAACTCAGTTTACTTTACGGGAGAATTTGCCACACTTGCGCGGACGACTGCTTTTGGAGGCATTGCAGGGGCACCGGTTTTCATCCGGCGAATGGGAGCGGAAACTCACCAATTATGATCTGCCCTTTCACGCCGGGGACGCCGCACTCATGCTCGTTCGGTTGGATGAAGAATTCGGACACTATGACAGTCATGATCAGACCCTGATCGAATATGCCATCATCAACATGGCCGAGGAAATTATGGGCGAGTTTATGCACGTGTGGGGTGTGAAGGAGGAGCACGGATATGTGGTGTTTTTGCTGCAGCTGAAGGAACGAAATGACGATATTGGAAAAGAGACCATTCTGGAGAAACTGTCCATTCAGCTTCAATCCAAAGTAAAACAGTTTCTCAAAGGCTCCCTCTCCATTGTCATGACCGAGTGGTTCATCTTTCCGGATCAGCTCTACGATCGCTTCCGTCAGGCCTCCGCATATTTCCGGCAGATCGTCGGAGACGAGCGCGAATTTGTCATGCGCGTCAGCGATGTGGAGACACCTTCAGCTCAAGGTCCGCTGGACGTGCTGTACACTCCGCCCACCTTCATCCATCTGCTGGAAAGCGGACAATGGGATGCCGCCGAAGAGAAAATACTCGCCGTCTGCGCAGAGCTGGATGAGAAATGGTCCGAATCGTGGGAGCATTGCATGGAGGCTGGTTTTCTCATTACCGCTTCATTCACCAACCTCGCCCACCGGAACAAGCTGACCCTGACGAGCCTCATGGGCAGTGATATTGAATATCTTCAGAGCGGGGAGGCCTTCTCCACCATCGGCAAACTGCGCAAATGGTCGCTCGGCGTCCTCGCCAAGCTGAAGGAAGGTACATCCAACGAAATCAAGGATATCCGGTCCGAGTATGTGAAGAAGGTTCAAGAGTTTACGGATAAAAATCTGCATCTGGATGTCTCTTTGCGTGTGCTCGCCGATCATGTCAATCTGCATCCGACCCATTTGTCCAAGATTTACAAGATCGAAACGGGCGAAGGCATCAGTGAATATATCTCGCGCCTGCGCATGGATCGGGCCTGCCACAAGCTGGTCACGACCACCAAAAAAGTATATGAAATCAGCATGGAGATTGGCTATATGGACCCGGCGTATTTTATCAAAGTGTTCAAGCGCCAGTTCGGCGTCACCCCGCAGGAATATCGAGACCAGCATTAA